A segment of the Gemmatimonadaceae bacterium genome:
GGCTGACGACGAACGCAATCGCGCCGAACACGCCGATCGCGCTGAGCAGGAGTGCCATCGCCGCCGAGATCCCGAGGAGCAGCGTCGCGAACGAGACGCGCGCCATCGACCGCGCGACGATGACGCTCATCGGCTCGAGGTTCGCGATCGGAACATGCGGGTCGAGCTCGCTGACCGCGCGACGGATGCCATCGGTGAGCGCGAGGGGGTTGTCACTGTGCGTGCGGATGACGACCCGCACGTAGTTTGGTGGCGACCAGAGATGCGTGCCCGTCGCTGGGATGAGCGGATAATAAATGATCGGCTGCGGCGGCTGGTCAAGCCCTTGGTCCCGCACATCGCCGGCGACGCCGACGACGCGATAGAACGGCGGCTGGGTCGAATTCGAGATCGTCTTGCCGAGGGCCTCCTCGCCGGGCCAGACGCGGTGCGCCAGCGTTTCACTGATGACAACGCCCGCCGTCCCCTGCTCCGTCTCGGTCCACGTCGGCACTCGGCCGCGCACCGGAATGCGCATCGCCGCGAAGTAGGTCGGAGCCACGTGCGGCTTCGGGACGCACGGCGCTGACTCGCCGCGGCCGAGCGGTTTGTCTTCCGCAAAGATCAACGCGCAGGCCGCGCCCGAGAACTGATCGAGTGGAAGCGATTCCGTGATGCCGACCGCGGTCACGCCCGGCATTCCCGCGAGCCGTTCGTTGAGCCGGCGATAGAAAGTCTCGACGCTCTGATAATCCTGGTACGTGCTGCGCGGCAACGCGATGGTAAAGGTCGCGACGCCGGACGGATCGAAGCCGGGCCGCGCATTGCGCAGGTTACGAAAGCTCTGAACAAGGAGCGCTGCGTCCGCGAGAAGTACGAGCGCGAGCCCGACCTGGCCGACGAGTAACACGTCACGTGTCGCGAGCTGTCTTCGCGACGCCGTCGTTCCACGCGCTCCCTCGCGGGCGCCGAGGTCCGCGCGCTCGCGCCGAAAGCTCGGTACGACGCCGAAGACGAGCCCGATGCACAGCGACAGCCCGGCCGCGAAGACAATGGTTGTGATGTCGAGATGCACCTCGGCCAAACGCGGAATGCTCGAAGGCGCGATCGATAGCAGCAGCTGAATTCCGTTCCAGGCAAGCGCCAGTCCTATTGCACCGGCGGCGAGCGCGATGAGCAGGCTCTCACCGAGATAGTGAAGCGTCACATATAACCGCGACGCACCGAGCGCGCGACGAATTGCCACTTCGCGCTGCCGGAACTCGAGGCGCACCAGAAAGAGATTCGCTACATTGGCGCAGGCGATCAACAGCACGAGGCCGACCGACGCGAGCAGGATCCAGAGTACTCCGCCGATGTTTCCCAGGATCTCATCACGCGCCGAGATCACGTCGGCGGTGAAATGGTAGTTGCGCATGAAGGCCGGCGAATAGGCGCCGGGGAAGAGCTCGGAAAAGCGCCGCGTGATCGCCTGCAGGTCACGTTGCGCGTCGGCAATCGTTACGCCCGGTCTGAGCCGGCCAATCGCGCTCAGCCCGTGATCGTTGACTGGAGGCGCGAGCGAGTCGATCGGCAGCGGAAACCATAGATCGACGCGCTCGTCGGGAAGCTCCATGCCGCTCGCCATCACGCCGATCACCGTCATGCGCGACCCTTCGACCGTAATCGGCTTACCGACGATGTTCGGATCGCCGCCATAGCGGCGTTTCCAGAGGTCGTTGCCGATCACGACGACGCTGGGCATGCCCGGATGGTCGTCGGCGCTGGTGATCGGACGTCCCATCGCGGTGCGCAAGCCGAGGATCCGCACGAGACTCGCGCTCGCAAATGCTCCCGGCACACGCTCGGCGTCACCTTGGTCGGTGATCGCCGGCTGCCACGAGCTGAAGGCGCCGATATCCTCGAACGTGTGGTTGTGCCGCCGATACTCGAAGTATCCCGCCACCGACACGCCCCAGAACCCAGTGGCGGTCTTGCCCGAGACGGAACTCCGGATCTTCACGAGTTGATTGGCATCCGGATACGGCAGCGGCCGGAGCACGACGCGGTCGAGCACCGTGAAGATCGCCGTCGTCGCACCGATCCCGAGCGCCAGCGTGAGCACCGCGACGATGCTGAAGATCGGGCTCCGCGCGAGGGCACGGGCTGCGTGACGCAGCTCGCGACCCACAGCGTCGATGACGTCCATGCGCCGTTGTTGGCTGAGGATACGCCCGTAGCGCGACCAGCGTGACACCTCGGCGGCGAGCTGACGGCGGCCCGCAGTCGTTAGGCGATTTACTGGAATGGTTCAGGTAAGGTGCGCATGTCCACGCTAGCTGTCAAGAAGACGGGGTCGTCGTTAGGCTAGTGCCCGTATCTGATCGGCTTGCGCACGAGCGCGGCGGTGAGAAGCAGATTGCCCAGCTGCTCGATCGGGAGCTCTGCCCAGCCGTTCGGCGGCGGCATCAACCGTCGCTTCTCGGTTGAGCTCTCAAAGCAGAGCCAACCCTCTCGGTATCCTTCCGGCAGGGAATCGGCCGAACGCCACTCACTCGACGCCGGATTCACCTCGTACACCATCCACTCGACACCCGCAGCATCGCGGATCTGACGCATCGCGCTCTCCGATCAGAAGGGCCCAACGCTGCGAAGCGCCCGCAAGATCTGCTCCTTCATGCGCAGCACTGCGCGATTTCGAGTTCGGTCTCGAGCGCGGCAGGCGACTTGCGGGCACGGCCCGTGTGACCGACGCCACCAATCGCCTCAGCAACGACGACGCCATCTCGGCAATTCTTGCCGAGTGGCGGCGACGGCTCCGCGGAGAGTCGGATCTGGAGGCCCGCGAGGACCTGCGCGGCCGGCGCGAGCGTTCACTCACCCGCGCTCTGCTCGCGGTTGCCGACGCGCCGGAGAACTCGGCACAAGCCTCGGAATCCCTCAGCAAGTTGGCGATGATCGCCGCACTCTACGGCGTCGACCAGCCGCGCGAACGTCTCGATCCCGGGGCGCTATGCGAGGAGCTCAACCACCTGCGCCAGGCAGTGCGGCACTACGTGCGTCAGAAACGCCTCGAACCCGACGTCGCCACGAAGCGCATTCTCGCTTTCGACCGCGCACTGTCTGTCGCGATGCACGCAGCGCGAGCGGGAGAACACCAATGCGACAGCGGCGACAATTCCCTGCCGAGAGAATTAGAGGCCAGGGGCTAAGATCAGTTCAGCGCATCACCGCGCGGAGACGATCCTTCCACGCGTCGTCAGCGACGAAGAGCGAATCCGGAAAGACACGGTACGACGCGAGCTGCGTGTAGATCGCCTCGCTGCGATAGGAATTGAGCCCGACGGCTGCCAGGTACTGGAGACGCAGGTTCCGATCGCGATTGATCGCCGCGCCCTCGAGCCAGGGTTTCAGTGTCGACCCGTCCCCAGCATACGTGGAGAAGAGCGCGATCGGCGAATCGAAGCCGACTTCGCCGAGCGATGCCGCGACCCCTGCATAACGAGGATTCCCGAAGCGCGCCGCCAGCGCGGCGATATCGATGCGCGTCGTCTGGTTCTGCGCGAGCAGGACCAGATCATAGCCGCCGCCGTTGAAGTTGTTCGCCCAGACCGTGCCGTACGGAAAGACGGCAAGGAAAGTCGCGATCTCGCTTTTCACGGCGTCCGGCGTGCTCTCGTAGAGCGGAACCCATTGGGTCACGACGCCGCCCGGGTTGAGGTGCCGCTTTACGGCCTCGAAATACTCGCGCGTGTAGAGCGACGCCGCGCCCTTGACCCACGGGTGAATCGGATCCGAGGTGATGACGTCGAATTTGTCGTGCGTCGTGAGAATGAAGCTGCGCGCGTCATCATAGACCATCGTCGTGCGCTTGTCATTAAGCACGTCGTTGTTCTGGTGCGTGAAATAGCCCGAGACGACACGCGGAATGAGCGGCTCGATCTCGCAGATCGTTAGGCGCTCGACGTCGGGATACGGCACGAAGGAGCCGGCCGTCACGCCGGCACCGAAGCCGACGACGAGCACCGACGCCGGATGCGGGTGCACGAGCGCGGGCAGGTGCGCCAGCATCCGTTGCAGTCGCATGTCCTGCGGCAGCGTCGACGCCTCGACCTTGCCGCTGACGTGGAATTGCGTCGCACCGCTGGACGTGAGCGTCGTCACCGCGACGCTCGAGTTCATTCCCTCGCCAACATAGCGCACGTCCACCTGACCCAGCCACGTCACCATGTACCGCCCGTACGCGACGAGCAGTCCCGGGACGCTCGGCGTGGCGACACTGGCCAGCACGGCCAGCGTCACCGCCGCCGTCACCATCCCGATACGAGCGCGCCCGCCTAACGACGTAACGAATACGGCCAGCGCCGCCAACGCCGCCAGCGCGACGAGCCATCGCTGCGCGTCCTGAGTTCCCAGCACCGGTACGAGCACCAGGCTGAACCCGAGCGCACCGACGATGCCGCCGACCGTATTCGCCGCGTACACGGCGCCGACGAACTGCGCGGCGTCGCCGCCATCGTGTGCCGCCGACGCGAGCGCAAGCGGGAAGCTCGCCCCCCAGAGACATGCCGCGGGTAGGACAACCCAGATACACCTCGTCAGGTCCAGTTGAAACGTGTACCAGGGACTTGGCGCGAGCGCGGGATTGATCGGCCAGTACGGAAGTGCGCTCCCGATCATCGCCGCCGCGAAGAGGATCGCAAGCACCTGAAGCAGCTGGCACGCGCCCAAAGCGAGACGCGGTCGCGCGACCGAACGGCCGATGGCCGCGCCGAACGCGCTGCCGATACCGAGCCCCGACAGGAAGACGCCGAGGATCATCGAGAAGGTGTACGTCGTCGCGCCAAGCATCAGGGACAGCAGTCGCGTCCACACGACTTCCGCGCCGAGGGCAGCCGCTCCCGAGAGGCCAATGACGAGATAGATCGCAGTATTCCGCGTGGTGCCTGACGCGCGGCGCCCGGTTGGCTCCAGCGGCGGCACGCCCGTTCGCTTCGCGACGCCGAACCCGACCCCCGCGACGATGAGATTGATCGCGAGCGCGGCGAGCGTCGTGATCGTGAGATCGTACACGCGCAGGAGATAGAAGCCGGCGAGGATGCTGCCGAATACCGCGCCGACGGTGTTCCCGCCGTACAGAAAGCCAATCCAGGCGACGCCGTCAGGGGTCGCGGCCACGGCGCGCGACGCCGCCGGCAGCGTCGCGCCCATGAGCACCGTCGGTGGAAGAAGGCATATGGCGCACACTACGGCCCGAATCAGGATCGCGAACGGCCCATGGCCGGCGATCGCCGAGTACACACCGCTCACCAGCGGCACCACCGCGAGCACGAAGAGTCCACATGCACCGATCCCGAGCTCGAGGAACGCATAGAGACGAAACGGGTGGATGACGCGCAATTTCGTTAGGCGCGGCAGAAGCAGACTGCCGACGCACATCCCGCCCATGTACGTGGAGAGCAGTACCGCGAGCGAGATCGCCGAGGAGCCGATCACCAGCTCGAGAAGTTGAAACCAGACGATCTCGTAGATGAGCGCCGCGATGCCGCTCAGGACGAAGAGCGCGAGCAGAGCGCCGAGTGGTCGCGCGGGAGCGACGCCGGCAACGGGCGGCTCGAATCGGGTGACAGCGTGCTTGGCAACTGTCTTCGGCATGGGTCTCAGCCTTGCCGCTTCTCGAGCTCGCCCAGAAGCGACGGAATGAATCCCCCGAATGCGCCATTGCTCATGACGAGCACCACGTCTCCACGCTTCGCTTCGTGCGCGACCCGGCTCACGATCTCACCCACGTCGGACGAGTAGTCGGCAACCATGCCCCGATGACGCAGCGCGTCGACGATGGCCGGCACGCTGAGCTGTTCGTTCGCCGGCACCTTGTCGTGTGGCTCCGGCACCTTGAGCGACACACGCTCGGCACCCTCGAATGACTCGGCGTATTCCTTTTGGTGGATGTTGCGGCGGCTCGTATTCGAACGCGGCTCGAAAACCGCCCAGAGACGGCGATCCGGATAACGCAGACGGATTGCATGAATCGTCTCGCGCACCGCGGTTGGGTGATGCGCGAAGTCGTCGATGACGAGAACGCCGTTCGGCTCGCCGCGCGGTTCCTGACGCCGCTTCACGCCGCGGAACGAGGCGAAGCCCGCGGCGATCTGCGTACTCGTTAGGCCGAGCGATCGCGCGGCGGCGTAGACGCCCGCGGCATTCTCGACATTGTGACGCCCGGCCATCGGCAGGAGAAAGCGCGGCGCGCTGCCATCGGGCTCTCTGATCACGAAGTGCGCGCCCGACGCGTCGAAGCTCAGATCGTTTGCCGCGTAGTCGCCGGTGAATCCATAGGTGACCACGTCCGCCCTTCCCTTCCGGGCGATCTCGATCGCGTTGGGGTAGCTCGAGCACACGGCGAGCGTACCATCGGCGGGGAGAACGTCTGCGAATTTCACGAACGCCGACTCGTAATGCGGCATGTCGCGATAGATGTCGGCGTGGTCGAACTCGATGCTCGTGAGAATCGCCGTCTTGGCGCGATAGTGGAGGAACTTCGGTCCTTTGTCGAAATAGGCGGTGTCGTACTCGTCACCCTCGACGACCACGTACGGACCCGCGCCACAGCGAAAGTTGCCGTTGTAGTTGAGTGTCACGCCGCCAACGAGAAAGGATGGATCGGTCCCTGCAGCGACGAGCACGTGCGCCACCAACGCCGACGTCGTCGTTTTGCCGTGCGTGCCAACAACGACTACGCTGTGCTTGCCCGCGAGAATGAGCGATCCAAACGCCGCGGGGAAGCTCATCTGTGGAACGCGCCGCTCGCGGACTGCCGTCGCTTCCGGGTTCTCGCGTCTAATGACGTTGCCGATGATCACCAGGTCGGGCCGCGCACGATCGAGATTCTCAGCCGCGTAAGGCGTCATCACGTCGATTCCCCAGGCGCTCAACATGTCGCTCATGGGGGGGTAGACGTTTGCGTCGCTTCCCGTCACTGTATAGCCGGCGGCCTTGAGCATTCCTGCAAATGATCCCATCCCCGTGCCGGCGACGCCGACGAGGTGGATGCGCTTGACGGAGTGCGGCGCGATGTCGTCCAGTACGAGCCCGTTGTCATTCATGGCCATGAAGCATAGCGACTGATGCTGCGCTCCGTTTCGATCCTCTGCCTGCTCGCGCTACCTACCCTCGCTTCCGCTCAGTCGGATAGCAGCGCGCGACCGCGAAGTCCGCTGTGTTGGCGCGGAAAACCGGAGCCGCGGTGCGGATCGTTCTGGATCACGGAGATGAGCGGTGAGTACGCGTTTGCCACCACGCAAACTCACTACACGCTGAGCTCCGGACCGTACGTCGACTCGTTCAGAGTCCCGGATGTAAGCTCGCAGCTTCTCTGGACCGTTGGGCCCATGTTCAACACCGGCCCAACGCGAGCGCTTGGCGGAACGATTTCCGCGGGCTTGGTGAGCGAGGGTGCGCGCATCGCCGTCGAGGCGCGGCGGCGTTACTGGATGTCTCCGACGAGCGCGGTCGATGTCTCGGGGGGCGCTCTACGCATGGACGTACCGATGGTGCCCAACAACATCGATCATAGTCCGTATGGCGTGACGGCCGGTGTCTACGTCGTAGGCGGAGACCTCATTCACCTCAACGGGCACGTTGACGCGCTATTGACGGGCGGCCGAGTACGCGCCGCGGGAACGGTCGGCGGCGGACTGGGAAGCTATCCGGCGCTGGGAGCAACGCTGCTGTTCGGCGTACTGACGCTGGCGGTGATTGCGGCGTTCGCGAGCAACGGGGACTTCTGAGCGCGCTGCCTAACGAACGAGCTGGAAGGTATTCGAGACCTCCTCGTCCGTGGGCAGCTGAGCGCGCGTGATCACCGGATGGCTCGGCTCGCCAGCCGCGCCGTGGAAGACTTCCCAGAGAACGCGGTACGTCCCCGGAACCTCGTTCACCGCGAAGCGCGGCAGGTAATTGGTACCCGGCATGCCCGCGATGACCTGAAAGACGTACTCGTAGGTCGTGTTGTTGGCGATCTTGAGAGGCGTCTCCTCACAGGCGAGCACATTCGGCTGGAACGCGATGACCCACTTGTCGCCAACCTGCTTCTGCAGTCGCGGTGGCTGCGGCCCCTGGCACATCGGCAAGTAGACTGGCCCGCCGGTGGAGTTGCGGTACGTCATCCGAATCGTTAGGTGCGCGAGCCCATTCGCCTCGCTCACCGTGTAGATCGGTGAGTCGGTTCGAATGGGCTCGGTGGTCGGGTATGCCATCCGCGCACCGGCGCAACCAAGGCCTGCTGCCAAAGGGAGCAGAAGTATCGGCGAATAACGCATGGAATGCTCTCGACTGATCCTACTGTCGCTAAGCGAGCACCGTGCCGGGCCGGGTTGGAATTGCCTAAGGGAGGCTAGGAGGGCGAGCCCTTTCAGCTCGCTCCTCCAAGCAGTTCCGCCGTCACTTGACGAACAACCGCCCGATCCCTCGCCCGATCGCGCTGAAAAACACCGATATCGGGCCGGGCTCACGCTTCTTGCTGAACTCCGCGTTCAGCTCCGCGAGCGCCGATGTGTTCTTCAGATGATCGAGCCGGTGCTCGAGGCTGTCGATGTCCCCCTGCACCCGCGCAAGCTCGCGCTCGAGCGTGAACACGTCGCTCATATTGACGGCTTTCTCGAGCAATGTCCGGAGCTGATCGCGTTCGGTGGACAGACTCGTGATGCGGGCCTCGACGTCGATCGACTCCTCGGTGACGTCCTGGGACGACACCTTACGCGACTTCACCGTGCCGAGCTGCGAGAGTGAATCGAGCGCGACATCGAGCTTGGGCTCCGGCACTCGCATCGAGACACTGACCCGTCGCTCGTCCCGCGACTCGCTGGCGATGTAGCCGCCGAGCGATTCCGTGAGGCTGCGGGTACGAACGACCGGCGGCGTGAGGTCCTCCACTTCCTCGGAGAGATCACCACGTCTGACGAGCATGCGTTGCGCCGGCTCCAGGCGAATCGAGCCCACCCCTGCCGGGGCGACCGAGGCGCCGGGTCCCAGCACGGGCGCTCCGGCGCGTTGGGCGATATGACATCCGGCGGCAGCGAGTACCACTACGACAGCGAACGCGGGGCGAAACACGGAACGAGTCATAGAGCACCTCCCATACGGTTAGGGTGCACGCGACAGCGCCCGTGGTACACGTACGGAGATTGAGGGTTTCACCGAGTCGTTCTGCTTGGCCTACTTCGAGTCCAGCTTCCTCCCCACGTTCAGATTGTCAAAGTTCATAACCGTATTGAACACGAGGAAATACGACCCGATCGTCTCGCCGCGATAGATCGGGTTGTTTGCGAACAACACCACGTGTCCCTTCTCGAGCGGCGCGTCGATGACGGCCGGGCGTTGGGCGATGTCGGTCCCGCCGTCGAGGAGACCCGAGACCAGCAGGTCGCGTTGATCGGCGAAGCGCACCGCGACACGTGGACGCTGGTCGGGTGGGATCACGCCGACCGGGTTGCGCAAGATCTCATCGGTCACCGGCGCGGCTTGCCACGGCTGCACGGGCGTTGGGCGAGGCGCGTCGAAGCGTTCGTCGAGCGGCCGTCCCTGGACCACGTCCGGATCGTCTGGGGTGCCGCGACCGGTCGCGCGCGCTTCGCCATTGCCAGCACCAAAGCGACCGCCGCCGCGTCCGCCACGCACGCTGCTGACGCCGAAGCTCTGGCCGTTCGCGCTGTACAGGGCGAGGCTGTCCTTCACGCCATAGACGATCGGGCTAGCGTCGTCGACGATCCGTGAACGGAGGAGCGTGCCGACCACTTCGCCTCGGCGCGGCTGATTGACGCTGACTCCGTTCGCGAGGCCGAACTGCACCGCGAAGTCGGCCGTGTTTTCGACGCTGACGAGCACGCCACCGCGCCTGACGAAGCTCTCGAGGTTCGCCAACCCCTGCCAGCCGAGTCCTGGGCGGAGATCCTCGGTCTGTGCCAACACTCCGATGTTCGGCGTCTCCGGCGTCTTCTTCCACGGGAGTGGATTT
Coding sequences within it:
- the murC gene encoding UDP-N-acetylmuramate--L-alanine ligase, whose translation is MAMNDNGLVLDDIAPHSVKRIHLVGVAGTGMGSFAGMLKAAGYTVTGSDANVYPPMSDMLSAWGIDVMTPYAAENLDRARPDLVIIGNVIRRENPEATAVRERRVPQMSFPAAFGSLILAGKHSVVVVGTHGKTTTSALVAHVLVAAGTDPSFLVGGVTLNYNGNFRCGAGPYVVVEGDEYDTAYFDKGPKFLHYRAKTAILTSIEFDHADIYRDMPHYESAFVKFADVLPADGTLAVCSSYPNAIEIARKGRADVVTYGFTGDYAANDLSFDASGAHFVIREPDGSAPRFLLPMAGRHNVENAAGVYAAARSLGLTSTQIAAGFASFRGVKRRQEPRGEPNGVLVIDDFAHHPTAVRETIHAIRLRYPDRRLWAVFEPRSNTSRRNIHQKEYAESFEGAERVSLKVPEPHDKVPANEQLSVPAIVDALRHRGMVADYSSDVGEIVSRVAHEAKRGDVVLVMSNGAFGGFIPSLLGELEKRQG
- a CDS encoding ABC transporter permease, whose translation is MDVIDAVGRELRHAARALARSPIFSIVAVLTLALGIGATTAIFTVLDRVVLRPLPYPDANQLVKIRSSVSGKTATGFWGVSVAGYFEYRRHNHTFEDIGAFSSWQPAITDQGDAERVPGAFASASLVRILGLRTAMGRPITSADDHPGMPSVVVIGNDLWKRRYGGDPNIVGKPITVEGSRMTVIGVMASGMELPDERVDLWFPLPIDSLAPPVNDHGLSAIGRLRPGVTIADAQRDLQAITRRFSELFPGAYSPAFMRNYHFTADVISARDEILGNIGGVLWILLASVGLVLLIACANVANLFLVRLEFRQREVAIRRALGASRLYVTLHYLGESLLIALAAGAIGLALAWNGIQLLLSIAPSSIPRLAEVHLDITTIVFAAGLSLCIGLVFGVVPSFRRERADLGAREGARGTTASRRQLATRDVLLVGQVGLALVLLADAALLVQSFRNLRNARPGFDPSGVATFTIALPRSTYQDYQSVETFYRRLNERLAGMPGVTAVGITESLPLDQFSGAACALIFAEDKPLGRGESAPCVPKPHVAPTYFAAMRIPVRGRVPTWTETEQGTAGVVISETLAHRVWPGEEALGKTISNSTQPPFYRVVGVAGDVRDQGLDQPPQPIIYYPLIPATGTHLWSPPNYVRVVIRTHSDNPLALTDGIRRAVSELDPHVPIANLEPMSVIVARSMARVSFATLLLGISAAMALLLSAIGVFGAIAFVVSQRRREIGVRIALGARPSSVSGRIVVQALRLGVIGAVFGLVVALATTRVLHSLLVGISPSDPWILIIATAIVLSVVAVASFLPARRAARVSPAEALRAE
- a CDS encoding fused MFS/spermidine synthase; its protein translation is MPKTVAKHAVTRFEPPVAGVAPARPLGALLALFVLSGIAALIYEIVWFQLLELVIGSSAISLAVLLSTYMGGMCVGSLLLPRLTKLRVIHPFRLYAFLELGIGACGLFVLAVVPLVSGVYSAIAGHGPFAILIRAVVCAICLLPPTVLMGATLPAASRAVAATPDGVAWIGFLYGGNTVGAVFGSILAGFYLLRVYDLTITTLAALAINLIVAGVGFGVAKRTGVPPLEPTGRRASGTTRNTAIYLVIGLSGAAALGAEVVWTRLLSLMLGATTYTFSMILGVFLSGLGIGSAFGAAIGRSVARPRLALGACQLLQVLAILFAAAMIGSALPYWPINPALAPSPWYTFQLDLTRCIWVVLPAACLWGASFPLALASAAHDGGDAAQFVGAVYAANTVGGIVGALGFSLVLVPVLGTQDAQRWLVALAALAALAVFVTSLGGRARIGMVTAAVTLAVLASVATPSVPGLLVAYGRYMVTWLGQVDVRYVGEGMNSSVAVTTLTSSGATQFHVSGKVEASTLPQDMRLQRMLAHLPALVHPHPASVLVVGFGAGVTAGSFVPYPDVERLTICEIEPLIPRVVSGYFTHQNNDVLNDKRTTMVYDDARSFILTTHDKFDVITSDPIHPWVKGAASLYTREYFEAVKRHLNPGGVVTQWVPLYESTPDAVKSEIATFLAVFPYGTVWANNFNGGGYDLVLLAQNQTTRIDIAALAARFGNPRYAGVAASLGEVGFDSPIALFSTYAGDGSTLKPWLEGAAINRDRNLRLQYLAAVGLNSYRSEAIYTQLASYRVFPDSLFVADDAWKDRLRAVMR
- a CDS encoding DUF4349 domain-containing protein, whose protein sequence is MTRSVFRPAFAVVVVLAAAGCHIAQRAGAPVLGPGASVAPAGVGSIRLEPAQRMLVRRGDLSEEVEDLTPPVVRTRSLTESLGGYIASESRDERRVSVSMRVPEPKLDVALDSLSQLGTVKSRKVSSQDVTEESIDVEARITSLSTERDQLRTLLEKAVNMSDVFTLERELARVQGDIDSLEHRLDHLKNTSALAELNAEFSKKREPGPISVFFSAIGRGIGRLFVK